The following are encoded together in the Acidovorax sp. KKS102 genome:
- a CDS encoding cysteine hydrolase family protein — MSHGAPNPSINPHHAALVIIDLQNDFLAPDGAYARGGAVSAAAQALPPRVAAVAKALKAAGGMVVGSQFTLWPDAQGEPMVSPHLKALRPFLRRGDFAPGSTGQAHVAEIAPWVDVSVCKVAYSAFFNTQLDWVLRRAGITTVAVCGIVTNGGVASTVRDAHMRDYQTLVLSDGCAAFKQEVHDTSLADMANVAQVLTCADFAAAVTAAVAAPSA, encoded by the coding sequence ATGAGCCACGGCGCACCTAACCCGAGCATCAACCCGCACCACGCCGCGCTGGTCATCATCGACCTGCAAAACGACTTTCTGGCCCCGGACGGCGCCTACGCGCGCGGTGGCGCGGTGAGCGCTGCCGCCCAGGCCTTGCCACCCCGGGTGGCAGCGGTGGCCAAGGCACTCAAGGCGGCGGGCGGCATGGTGGTGGGCAGCCAGTTCACCCTGTGGCCCGATGCGCAGGGCGAACCCATGGTGTCGCCGCACCTCAAGGCCTTGCGCCCATTTCTGCGGCGCGGCGACTTTGCGCCCGGCAGCACGGGCCAGGCCCATGTGGCCGAAATCGCGCCTTGGGTGGACGTGTCGGTGTGCAAGGTGGCGTATTCGGCCTTCTTCAATACCCAGCTCGACTGGGTGCTGCGCCGCGCGGGCATCACCACCGTGGCCGTGTGCGGCATCGTCACCAACGGGGGCGTGGCCAGCACGGTGCGCGATGCGCACATGCGCGACTACCAGACGCTGGTGCTGTCCGACGGTTGCGCGGCCTTCAAGCAAGAGGTGCACGACACCTCGCTGGCCGACATGGCCAACGTGGCCCAGGTGCTGACCTGCGCCGACTTTGCGGCCGCCGTGACTGCCGCTGTTGCGGCCCCTTCCGCATGA